Proteins encoded by one window of Euzebyales bacterium:
- the rpsJ gene encoding 30S ribosomal protein S10, whose amino-acid sequence YCVIRSPHKYKDSREHFEMRTHKRLIDIHEPTQKTVDSLMRLDLPAGVDIEIKL is encoded by the coding sequence GTACTGCGTCATCCGCTCGCCCCACAAGTACAAGGACTCGCGCGAGCACTTCGAGATGCGCACGCACAAGCGGCTGATCGACATCCACGAGCCGACCCAGAAGACGGTCGACAGCCTGATGCGCCTCGACCTGCCGGCGGGCGTGGACATCGAAATCAAGCTGTAG
- the rplC gene encoding 50S ribosomal protein L3: MVRKGILGTKLGMTQVFTDDNEVVPVTVLRAGPCPVTQVRTKERDGYRALQLGYGRARRTTKPLAGHFAAAGVEPTRYLMEVPFDDDHEPGDIITVDIFRVGELVDVTARSKGKGFSGTMKRHGFAGLGASHGAHKVHRAPGAIGACATPGRVFPGTRMAGRTGNERVTIQRLTIAGVDTERGLLLIRGATPGANGSLVLVRSSSKAPATAGGDA, translated from the coding sequence ATGGTGAGAAAAGGGATCTTGGGCACCAAGCTCGGGATGACGCAGGTCTTCACCGACGACAACGAGGTTGTCCCGGTGACGGTCCTGCGTGCCGGACCATGTCCGGTCACCCAGGTGCGTACGAAGGAGCGCGACGGCTATCGAGCGCTGCAGCTCGGCTACGGCCGCGCGCGGCGGACCACCAAGCCGCTGGCTGGTCACTTCGCCGCCGCCGGCGTCGAGCCGACGCGCTACCTGATGGAGGTCCCGTTCGACGACGACCACGAGCCGGGCGACATCATCACCGTCGACATCTTCCGGGTCGGCGAGTTGGTGGACGTCACCGCGCGCTCGAAGGGCAAGGGCTTCTCCGGCACGATGAAGCGGCACGGGTTCGCCGGTCTCGGCGCCTCGCACGGTGCCCACAAGGTGCATCGCGCGCCTGGCGCGATCGGCGCCTGCGCCACGCCGGGAAGGGTGTTCCCCGGGACCCGCATGGCCGGCCGCACCGGCAACGAGCGCGTCACGATCCAGCGCCTGACCATCGCCGGCGTCGACACCGAACGCGGGCTGCTCCTGATCAGGGGTGCGACCCCCGGTGCCAACGGGTCGCTGGTCCTCGTGCGCTCCAGCTCCAAGGCTCCCGCCACCGCAGGAGGTGACGCCTGA